The segment CAGAACCAGAGATGTAGCAAAATATCTCCATCAAGAAAAATTTGATGCAGTTGCAATAGAAGGAGACATGTCGCAAAGCAGAAGAGAACAATCAATGTCCAAATTCAGAAGCGGCAAAGTAGACATTCTTGTTGCAACCGATGTAGCATCAAGAGGAATTGATGTTCCAAGAGTAGAACTAGTAGTAAATTATGATGTTCCAAACCAAGAGATGGCATATTTCCACAGAATAGGGAGAACTGCAAGAGCGGGGGCAAAAGGAAGAGCGATTACACTAGTATCATACTCATCTGTAGGAGATTGGAATTTAATTAAACGTCAAATCAAAGTACCGCTAACAGATTTGAATAAAGAAATGGGAATAGAAATTTCAATTCCAGACCCACTAAAAAGACAGTCTCCATCTAGAAGATTTGGAGGTTCACAGTCAAGATCAGGTTATTCAAGAGGTAGAAGTGGCGGCGGATATGGAAGGTCTGGAGGTTCTGGTGGATATAGAGGTTCCAACAGAGGAGACGCAAGAGATGACAGAAGTGGCGGAAGAAAAAGATACGGTGACCGCAATAGTGGAAATAGCTATGGCGGACGCAGTAGATGGTAATAGATGTAAAACTTAAAGACAAGTAAGAGAACTATTATTCTAAGAAAATGCATATTGGATTTATTTTATTAAATTGTGATCTTGGTGCCGAAGAATACATTGTAGAAGAATTAAAACAAATGCCCAAAGTCAAAAATGCACATCTAACTTATGGAGCATATGATGTAATTGCAGAAGTAAACACAGAAGAGCAAAAAGATTTTGAAAAAGCAGTAGCAGATATTAGAAAACTATCAAGAGTAGTCAGTACAATGACACTAAATGTCATAAATTAAGAATTAACTTAACAGTCTAAACTAAATTTTTATCAACTAGCAAGTTATTGAAAAATTATTGACATATAGAATAATTGAAGATGTACTAAATGCAGATGAAGTCAAAATCCATCTTGAGACTTGCAGCATATATCAAAACAACCCAAATGATACAACCACATCAAAATGGCATAAAGCAAATAGTCTTGCAGAGGCAGAAAATATAGCAAAAGAAACATCAAAGAAATACAACAAGGGTTGGAAAAAAGCAGACTGCTGTATGAAATTTGT is part of the Nitrosarchaeum sp. genome and harbors:
- a CDS encoding Lrp/AsnC ligand binding domain-containing protein translates to MHIGFILLNCDLGAEEYIVEELKQMPKVKNAHLTYGAYDVIAEVNTEEQKDFEKAVADIRKLSRVVSTMTLNVIN